From Streptomyces sp. TLI_053, a single genomic window includes:
- a CDS encoding DUF6745 domain-containing protein yields MGTGQAAPDATATVVTVEVTAEVTARWRAVAAATGPADRAGVERAVRAAYRAAGLAEPADIRWFGSPLAAAEAALELRAAGASTVREAVRTLPWDAVRRQAVERTGAVGWPPLWALTGGELGPVTNALADRIRAALLDRLAPDPAVGDVPPGDAGVARERRTVARLALLDAVRGQHDAPWFAAFEAAGVLGAVPDGAPGAVGAAGEGIAALAEVARTTGWWWPYADTVLISERPTALHRDEAGRLDRADGPALEYSDGFALHAWRGMPVPAEFLAGLGTVTAERIRTEENAELRRVLLEHYGYERYLADSGAEPVHRDATGVLWRIQLPDDEPVVMVEVVNSTAEPDGTFRTYWLRVPPDTRTARAGVAWTFGTTEAEYHPQRET; encoded by the coding sequence ATGGGGACCGGACAGGCGGCACCGGATGCGACGGCGACCGTGGTGACAGTCGAGGTGACGGCCGAGGTGACGGCCCGTTGGCGGGCGGTCGCCGCAGCCACCGGCCCGGCCGACCGGGCCGGCGTCGAGCGGGCGGTGCGGGCCGCGTACCGGGCCGCGGGCCTGGCCGAACCGGCCGACATCAGGTGGTTCGGCTCGCCGCTGGCGGCGGCGGAGGCGGCCCTGGAGCTGCGCGCTGCCGGAGCCTCGACCGTCCGGGAGGCGGTCCGGACCCTGCCGTGGGACGCGGTACGCCGACAGGCGGTCGAGCGGACCGGCGCGGTCGGCTGGCCCCCGCTCTGGGCGCTGACCGGCGGCGAGCTCGGCCCGGTGACCAACGCGCTCGCGGACCGGATCCGCGCCGCCCTGCTCGACCGGCTCGCGCCCGACCCGGCGGTCGGGGACGTTCCGCCGGGCGATGCCGGGGTGGCCCGCGAGCGCCGCACCGTCGCCAGGCTCGCGCTGCTCGACGCCGTCCGGGGGCAGCACGACGCGCCCTGGTTCGCCGCCTTCGAGGCGGCCGGGGTGCTGGGTGCGGTGCCGGACGGCGCGCCGGGCGCGGTGGGTGCCGCCGGCGAGGGGATCGCCGCGCTGGCCGAGGTGGCGCGGACCACCGGCTGGTGGTGGCCCTACGCGGACACGGTGCTGATCAGCGAGCGCCCGACCGCCCTGCACCGCGACGAGGCCGGCCGGCTGGACCGCGCCGACGGACCGGCCCTCGAGTACTCCGACGGCTTCGCCCTGCACGCCTGGCGGGGCATGCCCGTGCCCGCCGAGTTCCTGGCCGGGCTCGGCACCGTCACCGCCGAGCGGATCCGCACCGAGGAGAACGCCGAGCTGCGCCGAGTGCTGCTGGAGCACTACGGCTACGAGCGCTATCTCGCGGACTCCGGCGCCGAGCCGGTGCACCGGGACGCGACCGGTGTGCTCTGGCGAATCCAACTGCCGGACGACGAGCCGGTGGTGATGGTCGAGGTGGTCAACTCGACCGCCGAGCCGGACGGCACCTTCCGCACCTACTGGCTGCGGGTGCCGCCGGACACCCGTACCGCCCGGGCCGGCGTGGCCTGGACGTTCGGCACGACCGAGGCGGAGTACCACCCGCAGCGGGAGACCTGA